From Nitrobacter sp. NHB1, a single genomic window includes:
- the parA gene encoding ParA family partition ATPase codes for MGSPRIIAVINQKGGAGKTTVAMHLGAGLARRAPAVVVDLDPQGSATQWAAAGTQSFPATVKQLRVGAAAIDLRRDFRAYPFVVLDCPPSVDSRAAALALQSCDVAVIPVLPSPVDLWASLRLPQDIDEAGQLNPRLRAYLLLNQIEARSALSAAMQEALAEFGLPVLRTPVRRRGIYKTAALEGVSAYQLGARGQSAVAEIEGLIEEILA; via the coding sequence ATGGGCAGCCCACGGATCATCGCTGTGATCAACCAGAAGGGCGGCGCCGGCAAGACCACCGTGGCCATGCATCTCGGCGCGGGTCTGGCGCGGCGCGCGCCGGCGGTGGTGGTCGATCTGGACCCGCAGGGCTCGGCCACGCAATGGGCTGCGGCAGGCACACAATCCTTTCCTGCCACGGTCAAGCAGTTGCGCGTGGGCGCGGCTGCGATCGATCTGCGGCGGGACTTTCGCGCCTACCCCTTCGTCGTGCTGGACTGCCCGCCCTCGGTCGACAGCCGCGCGGCGGCGCTGGCGCTGCAAAGCTGCGACGTGGCTGTCATCCCGGTGCTGCCGTCGCCGGTGGATCTGTGGGCCAGCCTGCGGCTGCCGCAGGACATCGATGAGGCCGGGCAACTCAATCCCCGGCTGCGCGCCTACCTGCTGCTGAACCAGATCGAGGCGCGCAGCGCGCTGTCGGCGGCGATGCAGGAGGCGCTGGCCGAGTTCGGCCTGCCAGTGCTGCGCACCCCGGTGCGCCGCCGCGGCATCTACAAGACCGCTGCGCTTGAGGGCGTGTCGGCATACCAATTGGGCGCGCGCGGGCAAAGTGCCGTCGCGGAGATCGAAGGCCTCATAGAGGAGATCCTTGCATGA
- a CDS encoding CbbQ/NirQ/NorQ/GpvN family protein: MRDDPSLRGYLPRRDPAFHMPAASTAPGGVALRAVTDTAGTAAVLDAYRVTKEPYYRTVADEVGLYEAAYSVRMPMMLKGPTGCGKTRFVEYIAWKLGKPLITVACNEDMTASDLVGRFLLDASGTRWQDGPLTMAARFGGICYLDEVVEARQDTTVVIHSLTDARRILPLEKKGEIVEAHPDFQVVISYNPGYQSLMKDLKQSTKQRFGALDFNYPEHEVEAEIVVHESGVALDAAKKLVHIAEHARNLKGHGLDEGISTRMLIYAGSLISRGVAPLAACRVALVRPITDDPDMRDALDSAVTTYF; this comes from the coding sequence ATGCGTGACGATCCCTCTCTGCGCGGCTACCTGCCGCGACGCGACCCTGCCTTTCACATGCCCGCGGCTTCTACCGCGCCCGGCGGCGTGGCCCTGCGTGCGGTAACCGATACGGCCGGCACTGCGGCCGTACTCGATGCCTACCGCGTCACCAAGGAGCCATACTACCGCACGGTGGCCGATGAAGTCGGGCTGTATGAAGCCGCTTATTCGGTCCGCATGCCGATGATGCTGAAGGGTCCGACGGGTTGCGGCAAGACGCGCTTTGTCGAATACATCGCGTGGAAACTCGGCAAGCCGCTGATCACGGTCGCCTGCAACGAAGACATGACCGCCAGCGACCTGGTCGGCCGCTTTCTGCTCGACGCCAGCGGCACCCGCTGGCAGGACGGGCCGCTGACCATGGCCGCGCGTTTCGGCGGGATCTGCTATCTCGACGAAGTGGTCGAGGCGCGGCAGGACACCACGGTCGTGATCCACTCCCTGACCGACGCGCGGCGCATTCTGCCGCTGGAGAAAAAGGGCGAGATCGTCGAGGCCCATCCGGATTTCCAGGTGGTCATCTCGTACAACCCCGGCTACCAGTCGCTGATGAAGGATCTGAAGCAGTCGACCAAGCAGCGGTTCGGCGCGCTGGACTTCAACTACCCCGAGCACGAGGTTGAGGCCGAGATCGTCGTGCACGAGAGCGGCGTTGCGTTGGACGCGGCGAAAAAGCTGGTGCACATCGCCGAACATGCGCGCAACCTCAAAGGCCATGGGCTGGATGAGGGCATCTCGACCCGCATGCTGATCTACGCCGGCTCGCTGATTTCCCGCGGCGTCGCGCCGCTGGCGGCCTGCCGCGTGGCGCTGGTGCGCCCGATCACCGATGATCCCGATATGCGCGACGCGCTCGATTCCGCGGTGACGACTTATTTTTGA
- a CDS encoding carboxysome shell carbonic anhydrase, translating into MDTRKRLQALQREANPVAAAAVPDHPACMIGGGQTCEHALVDRDLNRLLFDYERTVRSRFTRIVDVLKRISTHQHDENFTERAQQLASEQLGFDLPSQVLEDAWVCGLDLSALHSRCIFSGLKSCVENAQTEQAGWRQRMPLDENFLRSCGYHTVDISPCSDGRLQGVSPYVLRILPGPNVRVKAYAGALFDVEVDVCDWAQREVERLSGAMVDGERLNYLKIAVYHFSSSSPNGHGCAAHGSDDRQATEAALQRLQNELRAAIDQTFGAGAAPDVLLIGVDTDLDALRIHLPDSFGEVNAHRYFETAQVYRDTLGLAPEAARKRIAEIVADAEGMGGWGEGNGRMHEGMRRLVLALAEANLSQIEYVIRHHTGRYATIGHDEECIVAGEAVRPLQLRNLFYFAHLDTVEEGAPDMDVGIEIFAKLNVAHGLPVPVLVHFEYDARIPESRERAIARGRRVRDAIEARYPDLAARGLLNCAIAVSDRAGDECCAFVAADAVDDH; encoded by the coding sequence ATGGACACGCGCAAACGCCTTCAGGCCCTGCAACGAGAGGCCAACCCGGTTGCCGCGGCGGCCGTGCCCGATCATCCGGCGTGCATGATCGGCGGCGGGCAGACGTGCGAGCATGCGCTGGTCGATCGCGATCTCAACCGCCTGTTGTTCGACTACGAGCGGACAGTGCGCTCGCGTTTCACCCGCATCGTTGACGTGCTCAAGCGCATCTCCACGCATCAGCACGACGAGAACTTCACCGAGCGCGCGCAGCAGCTCGCGAGCGAGCAACTCGGTTTCGATCTGCCATCGCAGGTGCTCGAGGATGCCTGGGTGTGCGGGCTGGATTTATCCGCGCTGCATTCGCGCTGTATATTCAGCGGCCTGAAATCCTGCGTCGAGAATGCGCAGACCGAGCAGGCCGGCTGGCGTCAGCGCATGCCGCTCGATGAGAACTTCCTGCGGTCCTGCGGCTATCATACAGTGGACATCAGCCCCTGCTCGGATGGGCGGTTGCAAGGCGTCAGCCCTTATGTGCTGCGCATTCTGCCCGGACCGAACGTGCGAGTGAAGGCCTATGCCGGCGCGTTGTTCGATGTCGAGGTCGATGTATGCGACTGGGCGCAGCGCGAAGTCGAGCGACTGTCGGGCGCGATGGTCGATGGCGAGCGCCTGAACTATCTCAAGATCGCCGTCTACCACTTCAGCAGCTCTTCGCCCAACGGTCACGGTTGCGCCGCGCACGGCAGCGACGATCGCCAGGCGACCGAGGCGGCGTTGCAGCGCTTGCAGAATGAACTGCGCGCGGCGATCGATCAGACGTTCGGCGCGGGCGCCGCGCCCGATGTGCTGCTCATCGGCGTGGACACGGATCTGGATGCCCTGCGCATCCATCTGCCCGACAGCTTCGGCGAGGTCAACGCGCATCGCTATTTTGAGACCGCGCAAGTCTATCGCGACACTCTCGGGCTTGCGCCCGAAGCGGCGCGGAAGCGCATCGCCGAGATCGTCGCCGATGCCGAGGGCATGGGCGGTTGGGGCGAGGGCAACGGCCGCATGCATGAGGGCATGCGCCGCCTGGTGCTGGCGCTGGCCGAAGCCAATCTGTCGCAGATCGAGTACGTCATCAGGCATCATACCGGGCGCTACGCGACCATTGGTCACGACGAGGAATGCATCGTCGCCGGCGAAGCGGTGCGGCCGCTGCAATTGCGCAACCTGTTTTATTTCGCCCACCTCGACACTGTCGAGGAAGGCGCGCCTGACATGGATGTCGGGATCGAGATCTTCGCCAAGCTCAATGTCGCGCACGGTCTTCCGGTCCCGGTGCTGGTGCACTTCGAATATGACGCCCGGATCCCCGAATCACGCGAGCGGGCGATCGCGCGCGGCCGGCGGGTGCGTGACGCGATCGAGGCGCGCTATCCCGATCTGGCCGCAAGGGGTCTGCTCAATTGCGCGATTGCGGTGAGTGACCGCGCCGGCGACGAGTGCTGCGCCTTTGTCGCCGCCGACGCCGTCGACGATCATTGA
- a CDS encoding carboxysome peptide B — protein MEVWRVVDDLVCTRRVPGMSSASLRILKGQKGEISVATDPVGAPPGKWVFTAAGTAARMAMPDRTVATDLTICGIIDGWEEE, from the coding sequence ATGGAAGTCTGGCGCGTGGTGGACGATCTGGTATGCACCCGGCGTGTGCCGGGGATGAGTTCGGCTTCGCTTCGTATCCTGAAAGGCCAGAAGGGAGAAATCTCGGTGGCGACCGACCCGGTCGGAGCGCCGCCTGGCAAATGGGTATTCACCGCCGCGGGCACCGCCGCACGTATGGCCATGCCTGATCGAACAGTGGCCACCGACCTGACCATCTGCGGCATCATCGATGGTTGGGAGGAGGAGTGA
- a CDS encoding BMC domain-containing protein: MAEIMGIALGMIETRGLVPAIEAADAMTKAAEVRLISRQFVGGGYVTVMVRGETGAVNAAVRAGADACERVGDGLVAAHIIARVHSEVEGILPKTPSA, translated from the coding sequence ATGGCTGAAATTATGGGTATTGCCCTGGGCATGATCGAAACTCGCGGACTGGTTCCCGCGATCGAGGCGGCGGATGCGATGACTAAGGCCGCTGAAGTGCGCTTGATCTCGCGTCAATTCGTCGGCGGCGGCTACGTCACCGTGATGGTGCGCGGCGAGACTGGTGCGGTCAACGCGGCGGTGCGGGCCGGGGCTGATGCCTGCGAGCGCGTTGGTGACGGCCTGGTGGCCGCGCACATCATCGCCCGCGTGCACAGCGAGGTCGAGGGCATTCTGCCGAAGACGCCGAGCGCTTAA
- a CDS encoding BMC domain-containing protein — translation MIETRGLVPAIEAADAMTKASEVRLIGRQFVGGGYVTVLVRGETGAVNAAVRAGADACERVGDGLVAAHIIARVHNEVEGILPTQPDSNGGSRGGRDAEITSTRS, via the coding sequence ATGATTGAAACCCGCGGGCTGGTTCCCGCGATCGAAGCAGCCGACGCGATGACCAAGGCCTCCGAAGTGCGGCTGATCGGCCGGCAATTCGTCGGCGGCGGCTACGTCACCGTGCTGGTGCGCGGCGAGACCGGCGCGGTCAACGCGGCGGTGCGCGCCGGGGCCGACGCCTGCGAGCGCGTGGGCGACGGCTTGGTGGCCGCGCACATCATCGCCCGCGTGCACAACGAGGTCGAAGGCATCCTGCCGACCCAGCCGGATTCCAACGGCGGCAGCCGCGGCGGTCGCGACGCCGAGATTACGTCCACTCGCAGCTGA
- a CDS encoding 4a-hydroxytetrahydrobiopterin dehydratase yields the protein MTDDFQGWERRDKPPTLFRRFAFAQYAQTRAFLDALSALSEEMQRHPQNINFGTTYVNVTLGAADDATLSSEDELFARRIAALAEHGE from the coding sequence ATGACTGATGATTTCCAAGGCTGGGAGCGTCGCGACAAGCCGCCTACGTTGTTTCGTCGCTTCGCGTTTGCGCAATATGCACAGACCCGCGCCTTCCTCGACGCGCTATCGGCGCTGTCCGAGGAGATGCAGCGCCATCCGCAGAACATCAACTTCGGCACCACCTACGTCAACGTCACCTTGGGGGCGGCCGACGACGCCACGCTCAGCTCCGAGGACGAGCTGTTCGCCCGGCGAATCGCCGCTCTGGCCGAGCACGGGGAGTGA
- a CDS encoding CsoS2 family carboxysome shell protein — translation MTNIAPGHATATLSGRELALQRRQAMARHGKARVIQTAQTDKRSAAGRLQLNAAQIASAHHGGVPAASSAAGTASTLTPVASKSAARSRRQALSTTGRAALQNAGQGAATRPAAHLRPGRAVPAEVRGSDGGCGCGGQCGCDTGGAQRKEAAQIEAAQVGTPAVERPALNVQGAATGRALAKMRRAALNQDGKTGLKRVAQATRIAAAMPGQDWQSAMLKGATGRQVAMQRRLVQALAGRVDKTSGASTRPTGRMRARDVVPAPAKVEQGHTLSGQAVTGTQVERSVKVTGNEPGSCRAVTGTEYIGFEQFQTLCGTRPEPTAPKVAVSSTLREQRVTGTALGRSTKTTGDEHGACRSVTGTEYLSSERFEQFCSTRPSAPLGKVALARTDKGQTVTGALVDRPRRVTGVEYGADRAITGTRYSQAETDDAPPKVAVTHTAAGKPVTGTVVGRSERQTGDEAGSCRPITGTEYHTVEQFRDFCRTPPPGGGPRKVSVMSTRDDQTVSGTAVDRSGKVTGNEVGSCRSITGSQYYTTADFAGLCKTPNPRKVSEMLTLRGRTVTGSEVAPSPKLSGDESYGCEPVTGTDYIGTRQLAAVCPAAPAVSPVSKVVVDTTLNGQTVTGVAAGRADHVTGNEAGACSPISGTPYIGQGQYAAFCQTPQRQQQAARVRDSAVIPATVVTGDRPGAGGSQVTGDERGACEPISGTPYLGLDNIVSGQCAMSDRFRTHVVDQRPSAPRDFSISIPARQAREERQTEVITGSGMSNSRITGPNNKADGLITGTPEFRHGDHVRRPREDEQSLPAARRLSGEGSQQGRRVSGDAWDGNSRVTGTEGSSSLSRNPSMRGQSRGTGASAMAFRSVERPEVPESVITGSAGNTRGGAMVTVSGGARG, via the coding sequence ATGACAAACATCGCCCCCGGTCATGCTACTGCAACCCTATCCGGCCGCGAGCTGGCGCTCCAGCGCCGGCAGGCCATGGCGCGTCACGGCAAGGCCCGCGTCATCCAGACCGCGCAAACCGACAAGCGCTCCGCGGCCGGCCGCCTGCAACTGAATGCGGCACAGATCGCGAGCGCCCATCACGGTGGTGTTCCAGCCGCATCGTCGGCGGCGGGCACGGCGTCTACGCTCACTCCGGTGGCGTCGAAGTCCGCGGCACGATCCCGGCGGCAGGCGCTGTCCACTACAGGTCGGGCGGCGTTGCAAAATGCTGGGCAGGGCGCGGCAACCCGCCCCGCGGCGCATCTGCGCCCCGGCCGGGCGGTGCCGGCCGAGGTGCGTGGCTCTGATGGCGGCTGCGGTTGCGGCGGGCAATGCGGTTGCGACACCGGCGGCGCGCAGCGCAAGGAGGCGGCGCAGATTGAAGCGGCGCAAGTCGGCACGCCCGCGGTGGAGCGCCCCGCGCTGAACGTGCAAGGGGCCGCTACCGGCCGCGCGCTGGCCAAGATGCGCCGCGCTGCGCTGAATCAGGATGGCAAAACGGGCCTCAAGCGCGTCGCCCAGGCCACGCGGATCGCCGCGGCGATGCCGGGCCAGGATTGGCAGAGTGCCATGCTCAAAGGCGCAACCGGCCGTCAGGTCGCGATGCAGCGCCGGCTGGTGCAGGCGCTGGCGGGCCGGGTCGACAAGACTTCCGGCGCCAGCACTCGCCCTACCGGCCGGATGCGTGCCCGCGACGTGGTCCCGGCGCCGGCCAAGGTCGAGCAGGGGCATACCCTATCGGGGCAAGCCGTCACTGGCACCCAGGTCGAGCGCAGCGTCAAGGTGACCGGCAACGAGCCGGGCTCCTGCCGCGCGGTCACCGGCACTGAATACATTGGCTTCGAGCAGTTCCAGACCCTGTGCGGTACACGGCCCGAGCCGACGGCGCCCAAGGTCGCGGTCAGTAGCACGCTGCGCGAGCAACGCGTCACCGGCACCGCGCTGGGCCGATCCACCAAGACCACCGGCGATGAGCATGGCGCATGCCGTTCCGTGACCGGTACCGAATATCTCTCGAGCGAGCGCTTTGAGCAGTTCTGTTCGACGCGGCCGTCCGCGCCGCTGGGGAAGGTGGCTCTCGCCCGTACCGACAAGGGCCAAACCGTCACCGGTGCGCTGGTCGATCGTCCGCGCCGCGTCACCGGAGTTGAGTACGGCGCCGACCGCGCTATCACCGGTACACGCTACAGCCAGGCCGAGACCGATGACGCTCCACCCAAAGTGGCGGTCACTCATACGGCTGCGGGCAAACCCGTGACCGGCACGGTAGTGGGCCGCAGCGAGCGGCAGACCGGCGATGAGGCCGGGAGCTGCCGCCCGATTACCGGCACCGAGTATCATACCGTCGAGCAGTTTCGCGATTTTTGCCGGACGCCGCCCCCAGGAGGAGGCCCGCGAAAGGTCAGCGTGATGTCCACCCGCGACGATCAGACCGTCTCGGGGACGGCCGTCGATCGGTCGGGCAAGGTGACCGGCAACGAAGTCGGCTCCTGCCGCAGCATCACTGGCAGTCAGTACTACACCACCGCTGATTTCGCGGGGCTGTGCAAGACGCCTAACCCCAGGAAAGTGTCTGAGATGCTGACGCTGCGCGGTCGGACCGTGACTGGTTCGGAGGTTGCGCCCAGCCCAAAATTGTCCGGTGACGAGTCATACGGGTGCGAACCCGTCACCGGCACGGACTACATTGGCACCCGCCAGTTGGCTGCGGTCTGTCCGGCAGCGCCTGCCGTCTCTCCGGTGAGCAAGGTCGTGGTCGACACCACGCTGAACGGCCAGACGGTCACGGGCGTCGCCGCGGGACGTGCGGACCACGTCACCGGCAACGAGGCCGGAGCGTGTTCGCCGATCAGCGGCACTCCATACATCGGCCAGGGCCAGTACGCCGCGTTCTGCCAGACGCCGCAGCGCCAGCAGCAGGCCGCGCGAGTGCGCGACAGCGCAGTGATCCCGGCCACCGTGGTCACCGGCGATCGGCCGGGCGCGGGCGGATCGCAAGTCACCGGCGACGAGCGCGGCGCTTGTGAACCGATTTCGGGAACGCCCTATCTCGGGCTGGACAATATCGTGTCCGGGCAATGTGCGATGAGCGACCGCTTCCGCACGCACGTTGTGGATCAACGTCCGTCCGCTCCCCGGGATTTCAGTATCAGCATTCCGGCGCGGCAGGCTCGCGAGGAGCGGCAAACCGAGGTCATCACCGGCAGCGGCATGAGTAACTCGCGGATCACCGGCCCGAACAACAAGGCCGATGGCCTGATCACCGGCACGCCCGAATTCCGCCACGGCGACCATGTGCGCCGTCCACGCGAGGATGAGCAGTCGCTCCCCGCCGCGCGCCGCTTGAGCGGCGAAGGCAGCCAGCAGGGCCGGCGCGTCTCGGGAGACGCCTGGGACGGTAACAGCCGTGTCACCGGCACCGAAGGTTCGTCCAGCCTGTCGCGCAATCCCTCGATGCGCGGGCAGTCACGTGGGACCGGTGCCAGCGCCATGGCGTTTCGCAGCGTTGAGCGACCTGAAGTGCCTGAATCGGTGATCACCGGCTCGGCCGGCAATACCCGGGGCGGCGCCATGGTGACCGTCTCCGGCGGGGCGCGCGGCTGA
- a CDS encoding form I ribulose bisphosphate carboxylase large subunit: MAVKTYNAGVTQYRESYWQPDYVPLDTDILACFKITPQPGVDREEAAAAVAAESSCGTWTTVWTDLLTDLDYYKGRAYRLEDVPGDDTCYYAFIAYPIDLFEEGSVVNVFTSLVGNVFGFKAVRALRLEDLRFPIAYVKTCGGPPHGIQVERDRLNKYGRPMLGCTIKPKLGLSAKNYGRACYEALRGGLDFTKDDENINSQPFMRWRDRFDFVMEAVQKAEHETGERKGHYLNVTAPTPEEMYKRAEHAKEIGAPIIMHDYLAGGLCANAGLANWCRDNGILLHIHRAMHAVIDRNPHHGIHFRVLTKILRLSGGDHLHTGTVVGKLEGDRASTLGWIDLLRESFVPEDRSRGIFFDQDWGSMPGCFAVASGGIHVWHMPALVTIFGDDSVLQFGGGTLGHPWGNAAGAHANRVALEACVQARGEGRHLEKEGKEILTAAAAHSPELKIAMETWKEIKFEFEAVDQLAIANK; encoded by the coding sequence ATGGCAGTCAAAACGTACAATGCCGGCGTCACACAATATCGAGAAAGCTACTGGCAGCCGGATTACGTGCCTCTCGACACCGATATCTTGGCCTGTTTCAAGATCACGCCGCAGCCCGGGGTGGATCGCGAGGAGGCGGCGGCGGCGGTGGCCGCCGAGTCGTCCTGCGGCACCTGGACTACGGTGTGGACCGATCTGCTGACTGACCTCGATTACTACAAGGGACGCGCCTACCGTCTCGAGGACGTGCCGGGCGACGATACCTGCTATTACGCTTTCATTGCCTATCCCATCGACCTTTTTGAGGAAGGCTCGGTGGTCAACGTGTTCACCTCGCTGGTGGGCAACGTGTTCGGGTTCAAGGCCGTCCGGGCGCTGCGTCTGGAGGATCTGCGCTTCCCCATCGCTTACGTGAAGACCTGCGGCGGTCCGCCGCACGGCATCCAGGTCGAGCGCGACAGGCTCAACAAATACGGCCGCCCGATGTTGGGCTGCACCATCAAGCCCAAGCTCGGCCTGTCCGCAAAGAACTACGGCCGCGCCTGCTACGAAGCCCTGCGGGGTGGTCTGGACTTCACCAAGGACGATGAGAACATCAACTCGCAGCCGTTCATGCGCTGGCGCGACCGTTTTGATTTCGTGATGGAGGCGGTCCAGAAAGCCGAACACGAAACCGGCGAGCGGAAGGGTCACTATCTCAACGTGACCGCGCCGACGCCCGAGGAGATGTACAAGCGCGCCGAGCATGCCAAGGAAATCGGCGCTCCCATCATCATGCACGATTATCTTGCAGGGGGCCTTTGCGCCAACGCCGGCCTGGCGAACTGGTGCCGCGACAACGGGATATTGCTGCACATTCACCGCGCCATGCACGCCGTGATCGACCGCAACCCGCACCATGGCATCCACTTTCGCGTACTGACCAAGATCCTGCGTCTGTCGGGCGGCGACCATCTGCACACCGGCACCGTGGTGGGCAAGCTCGAGGGCGACCGCGCCTCCACCCTGGGTTGGATCGACCTGCTGCGTGAATCCTTTGTGCCCGAAGACCGCTCGCGCGGCATCTTCTTCGACCAGGATTGGGGCTCGATGCCCGGCTGCTTCGCCGTGGCGTCTGGCGGAATCCATGTCTGGCACATGCCAGCGCTGGTCACCATCTTCGGTGACGACTCGGTACTGCAGTTCGGCGGCGGCACACTGGGCCACCCCTGGGGCAACGCCGCCGGCGCGCACGCCAATCGTGTGGCGCTCGAAGCCTGCGTCCAGGCGCGCGGCGAAGGCCGTCATCTGGAGAAGGAAGGCAAGGAGATTCTCACCGCTGCCGCCGCCCACTCGCCCGAACTGAAGATCGCCATGGAAACGTGGAAAGAGATCAAGTTCGAGTTCGAGGCCGTGGACCAGCTCGCCATCGCCAACAAGTAA
- a CDS encoding ribulose bisphosphate carboxylase small subunit: protein MAVQAYRSMKKYETFSYLPPMTPDQVRRQIAYAIAQGWNPAVEHTEKGTPAKTSYWYMWKLPLFGEQSVDAVMAEIEACHREFPDQMVRFLAYDNYSQSQGMAFVVYR, encoded by the coding sequence ATGGCAGTTCAAGCCTACCGCTCGATGAAAAAGTACGAGACCTTCTCCTATCTGCCGCCGATGACGCCCGATCAGGTGCGCCGTCAGATCGCCTACGCCATCGCCCAGGGTTGGAACCCGGCGGTCGAGCACACCGAAAAGGGCACGCCCGCAAAGACGAGCTACTGGTATATGTGGAAACTGCCGCTGTTCGGCGAGCAGTCCGTCGATGCCGTGATGGCTGAGATCGAGGCCTGCCACCGCGAGTTCCCGGATCAGATGGTGCGTTTCCTCGCATACGACAATTACTCCCAGAGCCAGGGCATGGCGTTCGTGGTGTATCGCTGA
- a CDS encoding carboxysome peptide A codes for MRIMRVKTTLVSTNRIHAMGHRPLLVVQETPNGPRSVAVDAVGCIPGDWVICVGSSAARDAAGARDYPSDLTIVGIIDHWNPEGA; via the coding sequence ATGAGAATCATGCGTGTGAAAACCACCCTCGTGTCGACCAATCGCATCCATGCCATGGGCCACCGTCCGTTGCTGGTCGTGCAGGAAACGCCGAATGGACCGCGCAGCGTCGCGGTCGACGCCGTCGGCTGCATTCCGGGAGACTGGGTGATCTGTGTCGGGTCCTCCGCGGCGCGCGATGCTGCCGGGGCCAGGGATTATCCGTCCGATCTCACGATCGTCGGCATCATCGACCACTGGAATCCGGAGGGGGCGTGA